The proteins below come from a single Methyloprofundus sedimenti genomic window:
- the smc gene encoding chromosome segregation protein SMC, with protein MKLEKIILSGFKSFVDPTTIPIKGNLISIVGPNGCGKSNIIDAVRWVMGESSAKHLRGGSMTDVIFNGSSGRKPVSTASVELVFDNSEGRAGGEFAKYNTIAIKRQVSRDGQSIYQFNGTKCRRKDITDLFLGTGLGARSYAIIEQGTISRVVEAKPDELRLHIEEAAGVTKYKERRNETEMRIRHSRENLVRLDDVREEVEKQLSHLQKQAEKAEKYTTLKSQERQLKLELLAMRWRAHHRTAEQLEVKLQDAATTHNQLFMERKELEQTLEQKRLVHKTQQQAVDKQQGMYYQVVAEVSRLDQVIKHNEQSHEETELELARLREQAEHLQENLDEDLMQLDEIKESLVEAEESLLVAREREDELLEIQRAVQEKRLAWQQEWEAYKNQYANYREQAEVKRMQVAQLENQTFQLQSRLQRLQGEHDELSEKGLQEEIEILDQSIKLIEEQRDQLQILLDTVHLSITELRHQIKQYHEVLHRDRSELQTIKGKVTSLEMLQQHAMGKDNKKLTHWLDRMALTDNQRLAEFIDVEAGWDGAVEIVLGTYLEAVCIDNADSVIAELSSLSDESLTLFETQHPLQEQSANDLVRLIDKIKTPWNLHGLLSGIYCADNSEQARQIVGQLKPYESVITTQGTWMGYGWVKVIHDHDAKSGVLQREKELRLLKEEQVQLQARVVVTEEQLETAEEFLKQSERQREDCQEKYKYISNELSLKNSEFSAHSARVEQQQQRLTQVVNEMTDINRELLDNTATREEAAMIKAQAEEAMQALEEIRLQLEQNSDSLQTEGEQIDKQVNESRQQVHALQAKMASLKSSDALTTKQIERLQQQNQHAQERIVELDRKLQQTLEPMDDERYQLETLQQDKDNLEQALKRVREQQAALEAEITESAEQYAAVQQHLEKKKELLDSIRFEQQESQVRQQTVTEQLDELEADAEQIIQTIAAHADESAWKVKVDDLTRQIDRLGTINLTAIEEFKAQSERMNFLNEQNADLLDALQILEQAIAKIDEESRQRFKQTFDKINTGLQEKFPKLFGGGRAYLSLTDDDLLESGVNIIAQPPGKRNSSIHLLSGGEKALTAVALVFSIFDLNPAPFCLLDEVDAPLDEANVRRFSEMVEEMSASVQFLYISHNKVTMEIAQQLAGVTMKEPGVSRMVAVDIQEAVAMAEN; from the coding sequence ATGAAGCTGGAAAAAATTATACTTTCAGGTTTTAAATCATTTGTTGATCCTACTACAATTCCAATTAAAGGGAATTTAATTAGTATTGTTGGGCCTAATGGGTGTGGGAAATCAAATATTATCGATGCAGTACGTTGGGTAATGGGCGAAAGCTCAGCTAAACACTTGCGTGGCGGTAGTATGACCGATGTCATATTCAATGGCTCCTCAGGACGCAAACCTGTCAGTACCGCTTCTGTGGAATTAGTTTTTGATAACAGTGAAGGGCGTGCGGGAGGCGAATTTGCCAAATATAATACCATCGCTATTAAACGTCAGGTTAGCAGAGATGGCCAGTCCATTTATCAATTTAATGGTACTAAATGTCGGCGTAAAGATATTACTGACTTATTTCTAGGCACGGGCCTGGGTGCGCGAAGTTACGCTATTATTGAGCAAGGAACAATTTCCCGGGTGGTGGAGGCAAAACCTGATGAATTACGGCTACATATAGAAGAGGCGGCGGGCGTTACCAAATATAAAGAACGGCGTAATGAAACTGAAATGCGTATACGCCATTCGCGTGAAAATCTGGTGCGTCTGGATGATGTGCGTGAAGAAGTTGAAAAACAACTCAGTCACTTACAAAAGCAAGCAGAAAAAGCAGAAAAATATACCACACTAAAATCTCAGGAGCGTCAGTTAAAACTGGAGTTGCTAGCCATGCGCTGGCGTGCTCATCACAGAACTGCAGAGCAATTGGAAGTTAAATTACAGGATGCAGCAACAACGCATAACCAGCTGTTTATGGAACGCAAAGAACTAGAGCAGACGCTAGAGCAAAAGCGGTTGGTGCATAAAACACAACAGCAAGCAGTAGATAAGCAACAAGGTATGTATTATCAAGTCGTTGCTGAGGTGAGCCGTCTGGATCAGGTTATCAAACATAATGAGCAGTCACATGAAGAAACTGAATTAGAACTTGCCCGTTTGCGTGAGCAAGCCGAACATCTACAGGAGAATTTAGATGAAGACCTGATGCAACTAGATGAGATCAAAGAATCTCTAGTTGAAGCCGAGGAATCTTTGCTGGTCGCTCGGGAAAGAGAAGATGAGTTGCTGGAAATTCAGCGTGCCGTACAAGAAAAACGTCTTGCCTGGCAACAGGAATGGGAAGCTTATAAAAATCAATATGCGAATTACCGCGAGCAGGCTGAAGTAAAGCGTATGCAAGTGGCACAACTGGAAAACCAGACCTTTCAACTGCAAAGTCGTTTACAGCGTTTGCAGGGCGAGCATGATGAATTGAGTGAAAAAGGTCTGCAGGAAGAAATAGAGATTCTTGACCAATCGATTAAGCTGATTGAAGAGCAGCGGGATCAATTGCAAATCCTGCTGGATACGGTGCATTTATCCATTACTGAATTAAGACACCAGATTAAACAATATCACGAGGTGTTGCATAGGGATCGTTCTGAATTGCAAACGATTAAAGGTAAAGTCACTTCTTTAGAAATGCTGCAGCAACATGCAATGGGTAAGGATAATAAGAAATTAACCCATTGGCTGGATCGGATGGCGCTCACCGATAATCAGCGCCTGGCTGAATTTATTGATGTAGAGGCTGGCTGGGATGGAGCGGTAGAAATAGTTTTAGGAACTTATTTAGAGGCGGTGTGTATTGATAATGCAGATAGTGTGATTGCTGAGTTATCTTCTTTAAGCGATGAATCATTAACCTTATTTGAAACTCAGCACCCTTTACAGGAGCAATCTGCAAATGACCTGGTTCGTCTAATAGATAAAATTAAAACTCCGTGGAATTTACATGGTTTATTATCAGGCATTTACTGTGCAGACAATTCAGAACAGGCCCGGCAGATAGTGGGGCAGTTGAAACCGTATGAATCGGTTATAACCACCCAGGGCACCTGGATGGGATATGGCTGGGTTAAAGTGATTCACGATCATGATGCAAAATCGGGAGTTTTACAAAGAGAAAAGGAATTACGTTTACTAAAAGAGGAACAGGTGCAATTACAAGCGCGTGTTGTCGTTACGGAAGAGCAACTGGAAACTGCAGAGGAATTTTTAAAACAAAGTGAAAGGCAGCGTGAAGATTGTCAGGAAAAATATAAGTATATTAGTAATGAACTTTCGCTGAAAAATTCTGAATTCAGTGCGCATTCAGCACGTGTGGAGCAGCAGCAGCAGCGCTTGACACAGGTTGTGAATGAAATGACAGACATAAATCGGGAGTTGCTGGATAATACTGCTACACGTGAAGAAGCTGCGATGATTAAAGCACAGGCTGAAGAGGCTATGCAAGCTCTTGAGGAAATCAGGTTACAATTAGAACAAAATAGCGACAGTCTGCAAACGGAAGGTGAACAAATCGATAAACAGGTTAATGAAAGCCGTCAACAGGTGCATGCGTTGCAGGCGAAAATGGCCAGTTTAAAATCGTCTGATGCGTTAACAACAAAACAAATAGAACGTCTACAGCAGCAAAATCAGCATGCCCAGGAACGCATTGTTGAATTAGACAGAAAATTACAACAGACTTTAGAGCCGATGGATGATGAACGTTATCAACTGGAAACTTTACAACAGGATAAAGATAATTTAGAACAGGCTTTAAAGCGAGTTCGCGAACAACAAGCAGCATTAGAAGCGGAAATTACTGAATCTGCCGAGCAGTATGCAGCAGTACAACAACATCTGGAGAAAAAAAAGGAATTGCTGGATAGTATCCGCTTCGAGCAACAGGAAAGTCAGGTACGTCAGCAAACCGTGACCGAACAATTAGATGAGTTAGAAGCCGATGCGGAGCAAATTATACAAACAATAGCAGCTCATGCAGATGAGTCTGCGTGGAAAGTAAAGGTAGATGACTTGACTCGTCAGATTGACAGGTTAGGCACGATTAACTTAACGGCAATAGAAGAATTCAAGGCGCAATCTGAGCGTATGAATTTTCTTAATGAACAAAATGCTGATTTATTGGATGCATTGCAAATCCTGGAGCAGGCGATTGCAAAAATAGATGAAGAAAGTCGGCAGAGATTTAAGCAAACATTTGATAAAATAAATACCGGTTTACAAGAAAAGTTTCCTAAACTTTTTGGCGGTGGCAGGGCGTATTTATCTTTAACAGATGACGACCTACTGGAAAGTGGCGTAAATATTATTGCCCAGCCCCCCGGTAAGCGTAACAGCTCTATTCATTTGCTATCGGGAGGGGAAAAAGCATTAACGGCAGTAGCATTGGTTTTTTCTATTTTTGATCTTAATCCAGCGCCTTTTTGTCTGCTGGATGAGGTCGATG
- a CDS encoding GNAT family N-acetyltransferase, with translation MNQFLKRYADKNRKPGLSSTWVLPEQIEAKGEHKMKLGAYYTLASSTVKQEDIPYDKKLPAYPVPVVLLARIAVDRHYQKQGLGQKTLITALRKALELTEKGLPALGVVRDVLDDNALSFYQKFDDFQPLDNNTMRLFISLR, from the coding sequence ATGAATCAGTTTTTGAAGCGGTATGCCGATAAAAATAGAAAACCAGGTTTAAGCTCTACCTGGGTGCTGCCTGAACAGATTGAAGCTAAAGGCGAACATAAAATGAAGCTAGGCGCTTATTACACCTTAGCTTCATCAACGGTTAAGCAAGAGGATATTCCTTATGATAAAAAATTACCTGCTTATCCTGTACCCGTTGTACTGTTGGCGAGAATTGCAGTTGACAGACATTACCAAAAGCAAGGGCTTGGTCAAAAAACTTTAATTACTGCATTACGTAAAGCACTCGAATTAACTGAGAAAGGTTTACCGGCCTTAGGCGTGGTACGTGATGTACTTGATGATAATGCGTTATCTTTTTATCAAAAGTTCGATGATTTCCAGCCCTTGGATAATAATACTATGCGGCTGTTTATTTCATTAAGGTGA
- the truB gene encoding tRNA pseudouridine(55) synthase TruB: MARHKKGRDIHGIVLLDKRQGISSNKALQEVKRLYNANKAGHTGSLDPLATGLLPICLGEATKVSGFMLADDKRYQTVIQLGVMTDTGDVDGTVLAVKDVPEISEQQLAACLASFIGQIEQVPPMYSALKHHGKKLYELAREGITVERKARKITIYAIQCLGYADGLLTLDVQCSKGTYIRTLAEDIGHALKCGATVKELRRTVAGQFKLEDALTIEQLQAVPSDNELLTILIAVDKPLQAIPAINISHSDADLILHGQQISVSNEDSNEGLRRLYHEGQFLGLGEMLMNAKIQPRKLFNLN; this comes from the coding sequence ATGGCAAGACATAAAAAGGGGCGTGATATTCATGGTATTGTCCTGTTAGATAAACGCCAGGGCATCAGCTCGAATAAAGCATTGCAAGAAGTAAAACGTCTTTATAATGCCAATAAAGCGGGGCACACGGGAAGTCTGGATCCTTTAGCAACAGGCTTGCTGCCTATATGTTTAGGAGAAGCAACTAAGGTATCGGGTTTTATGCTTGCTGATGATAAGCGCTATCAGACAGTCATACAGCTGGGTGTCATGACCGATACAGGTGATGTAGATGGAACAGTATTAGCTGTTAAAGACGTTCCAGAAATATCCGAGCAACAGCTTGCAGCTTGTCTGGCTTCATTTATCGGCCAGATAGAACAAGTGCCACCGATGTATTCAGCATTAAAACATCATGGTAAAAAACTTTATGAATTGGCACGTGAAGGCATCACTGTTGAGCGTAAGGCAAGAAAAATTACAATCTATGCTATTCAATGTCTGGGCTATGCAGATGGCTTATTGACTCTGGATGTGCAATGTTCAAAAGGCACGTATATCAGAACTTTGGCAGAAGATATAGGGCACGCTCTCAAGTGCGGCGCAACGGTAAAGGAATTGCGGCGTACTGTTGCAGGCCAGTTCAAACTGGAAGATGCTTTAACTATCGAACAATTACAGGCGGTACCTTCAGATAATGAATTGCTGACAATATTAATAGCGGTTGACAAGCCATTGCAGGCTATTCCGGCAATAAATATATCGCATTCAGATGCTGATCTGATATTACACGGCCAACAAATTTCTGTATCGAATGAAGACTCTAATGAGGGCCTGCGACGCTTATATCATGAGGGACAATTTTTAGGCTTGGGTGAAATGTTAATGAATGCTAAAATACAGCCAAGAAAATTATTTAACCTTAATTAA
- the asd gene encoding archaetidylserine decarboxylase (Phosphatidylserine decarboxylase is synthesized as a single chain precursor. Generation of the pyruvoyl active site from a Ser is coupled to cleavage of a Gly-Ser bond between the larger (beta) and smaller (alpha chains). It is an integral membrane protein.): protein MTFKESLTTLPQYILPHHPLSRLMRQLTHSNNKTWKNLFIKQIASHYGVNMDEAIDSDINAYRSFNQFFTRELKPGVRAIANEKGDIASPADGTVSQAGDITEGNIIQAKGKSYTATDLLGGDEERAAPFKNGKFTTIYLSPKDYHRLHMPLNGTLQEMIHVPGRLFSVNAATANSVPRLFARNERVVAIFDTEIGPMALVLVGAIFVASIETVWHGEVTPPTVKDIRSWQYIRKNAPKLKRGEEMGRFNMGSTIIVLYGNDVMKWEDGFVAGKEVQLGEKMGHTLI from the coding sequence ATGACTTTTAAAGAAAGCCTGACCACACTCCCTCAATACATATTGCCGCATCATCCTTTATCAAGGTTAATGCGTCAACTGACGCATAGCAATAACAAAACCTGGAAGAACCTGTTTATCAAACAGATAGCTAGCCATTATGGTGTCAATATGGATGAAGCGATAGATTCAGATATAAATGCCTATCGTAGCTTTAACCAGTTTTTTACCCGCGAACTAAAACCCGGCGTGCGTGCCATTGCCAATGAAAAAGGTGATATAGCCAGCCCAGCAGATGGGACAGTCAGTCAGGCAGGAGATATTACAGAAGGTAATATTATTCAAGCCAAAGGAAAAAGCTATACAGCAACTGATTTATTAGGTGGCGATGAGGAACGCGCCGCGCCCTTTAAAAATGGTAAATTCACCACAATTTATTTATCGCCTAAAGACTATCACCGCTTGCATATGCCACTAAATGGCACACTACAAGAAATGATTCATGTGCCTGGACGCTTATTCAGTGTTAATGCCGCAACAGCAAATTCGGTGCCGCGTTTATTTGCCAGAAATGAGCGTGTTGTCGCTATTTTTGATACCGAAATTGGCCCTATGGCGCTTGTTCTAGTCGGTGCCATCTTTGTTGCCAGTATTGAAACGGTTTGGCATGGCGAAGTAACCCCCCCGACTGTAAAAGATATACGCTCATGGCAATATATCAGAAAAAATGCACCAAAACTCAAACGTGGTGAAGAAATGGGACGTTTTAATATGGGCTCAACAATTATTGTTCTGTATGGTAATGATGTGATGAAATGGGAAGATGGGTTTGTCGCAGGGAAAGAAGTTCAGCTGGGTGAAAAAATGGGTCATACACTGATCTAA
- the queF gene encoding preQ(1) synthase has protein sequence MATKPSKDLQAFDNPKPGRDFTIRIDTPEFTCLCPLTGQPDFAKITIEYVPDQLCIELKALKLYFWTFRDRGAFHEAVTNEILDDIVKVVQPNFMRVRADFNVRGGVYTSVIAEHRNPDWQAPELVQLP, from the coding sequence ATGGCAACAAAACCTAGCAAAGACTTACAAGCATTCGATAACCCCAAACCCGGCCGTGACTTTACTATCCGTATTGATACACCAGAGTTCACTTGCCTTTGTCCATTAACAGGCCAGCCTGATTTTGCCAAAATCACGATTGAATATGTGCCTGATCAATTGTGTATAGAATTAAAAGCCTTAAAACTTTATTTTTGGACTTTTCGCGATCGAGGAGCCTTTCATGAAGCAGTCACCAATGAAATTCTGGACGATATTGTGAAAGTCGTACAACCTAATTTCATGCGGGTCCGGGCAGACTTTAATGTTCGAGGGGGGGTGTATACTTCAGTTATTGCAGAGCATCGCAACCCTGACTGGCAAGCGCCAGAGTTAGTTCAATTACCATAA
- the pnp gene encoding polyribonucleotide nucleotidyltransferase, translating into MKPIRKEFQYGQQLVSIETGEIARQTSGAVMIDVEGTSLLVSVVGKKEANGGDFFPLTVNYQEKAYAAGKIPGGFFKREGRPTETETLTCRLIDRPIRPLFPNGYTNEVQIIITVVSLNPDVDPEIPALLGASAALAVSGLPFNGPIGAARVGYINGEYALNPNKEQLADSLLDLVVAGTEHAVLMVESEADNLSEEIMLGSVLFGHEHMQVAITAINEFAAEVNTPLYNWVAPVADIELEALVTTEVEASIASAYQIAEKLARQDTLSDIRASVVAKLTADDQYQESAIRDIIEEIEKRVVRSAILSDRKRIDGRDLDVVRPIAVRTGVLARAHGSALFTRGETQALVVATLGTERDAQIIDALAGEYKEPFMLHYNFPPYSVGETGFVGSPKRREIGHGRLAKRGVAAVMPDMTVFPYTIRVVSEITESNGSSSMASVCGTSLALMDAGVPLKAPVAGIAMGLIKEGDAFAVLSDIVGDEDHLGDMDFKVAGSEQGITALQMDIKIDGITSEIMSAALDQAKAGRLHILGEMNKALSSTREEMSDYAPRIITFKIDPSKIREVIGKGGATIRGITEQTGANVDLTDDGTVNVSSVDKAAGEAAKKIIEEITAEVEVGKIYEGKVARLMDFGAFVTILPGKDGLVHISQITSEHVDKVSDKLTEGDVVKVKVLEIDRQGRVRLSMKEVEKEES; encoded by the coding sequence CTGAAACCGATCAGAAAAGAATTTCAATATGGCCAACAATTAGTCAGTATTGAAACAGGTGAAATTGCCCGTCAAACTAGCGGCGCAGTCATGATTGATGTCGAAGGTACATCGCTTTTAGTCTCAGTAGTCGGTAAAAAAGAAGCCAATGGCGGTGATTTTTTTCCATTAACAGTGAACTATCAAGAAAAAGCGTATGCGGCAGGAAAAATCCCGGGTGGATTTTTTAAACGAGAAGGCCGTCCAACGGAAACGGAAACTTTAACGTGTCGTCTAATTGATAGACCTATTCGTCCGTTATTTCCAAATGGATATACTAACGAAGTTCAAATTATCATCACCGTTGTTTCATTGAATCCTGATGTTGATCCTGAAATTCCGGCATTATTAGGCGCTTCGGCTGCTTTAGCAGTATCAGGCTTACCTTTTAATGGCCCTATTGGTGCAGCACGAGTAGGCTATATAAACGGTGAATATGCATTAAATCCAAATAAAGAGCAATTAGCAGATTCATTATTGGATTTAGTGGTTGCTGGAACAGAACATGCTGTGTTAATGGTGGAATCTGAAGCAGATAATTTAAGCGAAGAAATTATGCTGGGTTCTGTGCTATTTGGCCATGAACATATGCAGGTTGCGATTACGGCGATTAATGAATTTGCCGCTGAAGTAAATACACCTTTATATAACTGGGTTGCGCCTGTAGCCGATATAGAATTAGAAGCACTTGTTACTACTGAAGTAGAAGCATCCATTGCCTCTGCTTATCAAATTGCTGAAAAATTAGCGCGTCAAGATACGCTAAGTGATATAAGGGCGTCTGTTGTAGCAAAGTTGACAGCAGATGATCAATACCAGGAATCAGCGATACGTGACATTATTGAAGAAATCGAAAAAAGAGTTGTACGTTCGGCAATTTTAAGCGATAGAAAGCGTATTGATGGCCGTGATTTAGATGTAGTCAGACCGATTGCTGTACGTACAGGTGTTTTAGCGCGTGCTCATGGGTCGGCATTATTTACACGTGGCGAAACACAAGCCTTGGTTGTTGCAACGCTGGGAACTGAACGTGACGCACAAATTATTGATGCACTGGCTGGCGAATATAAAGAGCCATTTATGTTGCATTACAATTTTCCTCCTTACAGTGTCGGGGAAACAGGCTTCGTTGGTTCACCAAAACGTCGTGAAATTGGTCATGGTCGTTTAGCAAAACGGGGTGTTGCTGCTGTTATGCCGGATATGACAGTGTTTCCTTATACCATTCGTGTCGTATCTGAAATTACTGAGTCAAATGGTTCCAGTTCTATGGCTTCTGTTTGTGGTACCAGCCTGGCACTAATGGATGCAGGTGTACCATTAAAAGCACCGGTTGCGGGTATCGCAATGGGCTTGATTAAAGAAGGCGATGCATTTGCTGTATTGTCCGATATAGTTGGTGATGAAGATCATTTAGGTGATATGGATTTCAAAGTAGCAGGTTCTGAACAAGGAATTACTGCTTTGCAAATGGATATCAAAATTGATGGTATTACTTCCGAGATCATGAGCGCTGCTTTAGATCAGGCAAAAGCCGGACGCTTACATATTTTAGGTGAAATGAATAAAGCATTATCTTCAACCCGTGAAGAAATGTCTGATTATGCACCAAGAATTATTACCTTTAAAATTGATCCAAGCAAAATTCGCGAAGTCATTGGTAAAGGCGGTGCGACTATTCGTGGTATTACTGAGCAAACCGGTGCGAACGTTGATTTAACCGATGATGGTACTGTTAATGTATCCTCTGTCGATAAAGCAGCCGGTGAAGCAGCCAAGAAAATCATAGAAGAAATTACTGCTGAAGTTGAAGTAGGAAAAATTTACGAAGGTAAAGTTGCACGTTTAATGGATTTCGGTGCGTTTGTTACCATTTTGCCAGGTAAAGATGGTCTGGTGCATATTTCCCAAATCACTAGTGAACATGTCGATAAAGTTAGCGACAAGTTGACTGAAGGGGATGTGGTAAAAGTTAAAGTACTGGAAATTGATCGTCAGGGCCGCGTTAGACTGAGCATGAAAGAAGTAGAGAAAGAAGAAAGCTAA
- the rpsO gene encoding 30S ribosomal protein S15, translating to MPFTAEQKKAVVEEYRLSDTDTGSSEVQVALLTAHINHLTPHFAAHKKDNHSRRGLLRMVNQRRKLLDYLKRKDVERYKSLIARLGLRK from the coding sequence ATGCCATTTACAGCAGAACAAAAAAAAGCAGTTGTTGAAGAATACCGTTTATCTGATACAGATACAGGTTCATCAGAAGTACAAGTTGCGTTATTAACCGCTCATATTAATCATTTAACACCGCATTTTGCGGCACATAAAAAAGATAATCACTCTCGCCGTGGACTATTAAGAATGGTTAATCAGCGTCGTAAACTATTGGATTATCTGAAAAGAAAAGATGTAGAACGTTATAAATCTCTAATTGCACGTTTAGGCTTACGTAAATAA
- a CDS encoding type II toxin-antitoxin system TacA family antitoxin: MSSISTHSHRLDMRIDLETKQMAERASAALGCSSLTEYITRLIRDNSPGIIQQQTQITLSNQQLDQFITLCEDQTIKPSKSLLQAAQQLDKEGY; this comes from the coding sequence ATGAGTTCAATTTCTACACATAGCCATCGCCTGGATATGCGGATTGATTTAGAAACTAAGCAAATGGCTGAAAGAGCATCAGCTGCATTAGGGTGCTCTTCTTTAACTGAATATATCACGCGCTTAATCCGTGATAATTCACCAGGCATTATTCAGCAACAAACACAAATAACACTCTCTAATCAACAGCTTGATCAATTTATTACGCTGTGTGAAGACCAGACAATAAAACCTAGTAAATCACTATTGCAAGCAGCACAGCAATTAGATAAAGAAGGCTACTAA
- a CDS encoding HNH endonuclease, with protein MDVIRSVKTRSNQYVFRKIILKIYNQSCCITGLNIQTVNRASHIIPWAEDKTIRLDPRNGLCLSATYDAAFDEHLISLDDDYRVIISKGIKDYYTNESVRAYFKNKEGVKICLPVKYLPNKINLAAHRDKGEF; from the coding sequence TTGGATGTTATTCGTTCTGTCAAAACTCGCTCTAATCAGTATGTTTTTAGAAAAATTATTTTAAAAATTTACAACCAGTCGTGTTGTATTACCGGTTTAAATATTCAAACAGTAAATCGTGCAAGTCATATTATTCCCTGGGCTGAAGATAAAACCATTCGCTTAGATCCGCGAAATGGTTTGTGCCTGTCTGCAACTTATGACGCCGCTTTCGATGAGCACTTAATAAGTCTTGATGATGATTACCGAGTAATAATTTCAAAAGGTATTAAGGACTATTACACAAACGAAAGTGTTAGGGCTTATTTTAAGAATAAAGAAGGTGTGAAGATTTGTTTGCCAGTTAAATATTTGCCGAATAAGATTAATCTGGCAGCACACCGAGATAAAGGTGAGTTTTAG